From the Chiloscyllium plagiosum isolate BGI_BamShark_2017 chromosome 16, ASM401019v2, whole genome shotgun sequence genome, one window contains:
- the LOC122557843 gene encoding ATP-sensitive inward rectifier potassium channel 11-like, with protein sequence MLARKGLVPEEYVLRLVEDVSRPRYRARERKVRFVAKNGACNVAHTNIREQGRFLQDVFTTLVDLKWRHTLLIFTMSFLCSWLLFAMIWWLIAFAHGDLHRPRDGGPVPCVTSLHSFTSAFLFSIEVQVTIGFGGRMITEECPAAITVLLAQNIVGLVINAIMLGCIFMKTSQAHRRAETLIFSRHAVVSPRNGRLCFMCRVGDLRKSMIIGATVRLQLVRQTATAEGEVLPLDQVDVAVDNPVGGGGIFLVAPLIIAHVIAPGSPLYPLRAADLQRRHFEVVVILEGVVETTGITTQARTSYLSDEILWGRRFVAVVGHEDGRYSVDYSKFGNTVPVPMPEDDAQAAPHAATFDIFPPARRRKLTGPHRHHSDTGDEEEQGSSDRP encoded by the coding sequence atgttggccaggaaaggCCTGGTGCCCGAGGAGTATGTGCTGCGGCTGGTGGAGGACGTGTCGAGGCCCCGGTACCGGGCCCGGGAGCGCAAGGTGCGCTTCGTGGCCAAGAACGGCGCGTGCAATGTGGCGCACACCAACATCCGAGAGCAGGGCCGCTTCCTGCAGGACGTCTTCACCACCCTGGTGGACCTCAAGTGGAGGCACACGCTGCTCATCTTCACCATGTCGTTCCTGTGCAGCTGGCTGCTCTTCGCCATGATCTGGTGGCTGATCGCCTTCGCGCACGGTGACCTGCACCGGCCCCGGGACGGCGGCCCGGTGCCGTGCGTGACCAGCCTGCACTCGTTCACCTCGGCGTTCCTGTTCTCCATCGAGGTGCAGGTCACCATCGGCTTCGGGGGCCGCATGATCACCGAGGAGTGCCCGGCCGCCATCACCGTGCTGCTGGCGCAGAACATCGTCGGCCTGGTCATCAACGCCATCATGCTGGGCTGCATCTTCATGAAGACCTCGCAGGCGCACCGCCGCGCCGAGACGCTCATCTTCAGCCGCCACGCGGTCGTGTCGCCGCGCAACGGCCGCCTGTGCTTCATGTGCCGCGTGGGCGACCTCCGCAAGAGCATGATCATCGGCGCGACGGTGCGCCTGCAGCTGGTCCGCCAGACCGCCACCGCCGAGGGCGAGGTGCTGCCGCTCGACCAGGTCGACGTCGCGGTGGACAACCCGGTGGGCGGCGGCGGCATCTTCCTGGTGGCGCCGCTCATCATCGCGCACGTGATCGCGCCCGGCAGCCCGCTGTACCCGCTGCGCGCCGCCGACCTGCAGCGCCGCCATTTCGAGGTCGTCGTCATCCTCGAGGGGGTGGTGGAGACCACCGGCATCACCACGCAGGCGCGGACCTCCTACCTCTCCGACGAGATCCTGTGGGGCCGCCGCTTCGTCGCCGTCGTCGGCCACGAGGACGGCCGCTACTCGGTCGACTACTCCAAGTTCGGCAACACCGTGCCGGTGCCCATGCCCGAAGACGACGCCCAGGCCGCGCCGCACGCCGCCACCTTCGACATCTTCCCGCCGGCCCGCAGGAGGAAGCTCACGGGGCCGCACCGCCACCACTCCGACACCGGGGATGAGGAGGAGCAGGGAAGCAGCGACAGGCCATGA